A single genomic interval of Mycolicibacterium holsaticum DSM 44478 = JCM 12374 harbors:
- a CDS encoding pyridoxal phosphate-dependent aminotransferase, giving the protein MDSSGTIERVTTHHVPFHTAGHQPRPRTFTQSSKLQDVLYEIRGPVHEHASRLEAEGHRILKLNIGNPAPFGFEAPDVIMRDIIQALPYAQGYSDSKGILPARRAVFTRYELVEGFPRFDVDDVFLGNGVSELITMTLQALLDNGDQVLIPAPDYPLWTASTSLAGGTPVHYMCDETQGWQPDIADLESKITERTKALVVINPNNPTGAVYSREVLTQMAELARKHQLLLLADEIYDKILYDDAEHITMASVAPDVLTLTFNGLSKAYRVAGYRAGWLVITGPKEHAASFIEGIGLLANMRLCPNVPAQHAIQVALGGYQSIEDLVLPGGRLLEQRDVAWEKLNEIPGVSCVKPQGALYAFPRLDPEVYDVVDDEQLVLDLLLQEKILVTQGTGFNWPTPDHLRIVTLPWSRDLAAAIERLGNFLTSYRP; this is encoded by the coding sequence TTGGACAGCAGTGGGACTATTGAGCGCGTGACTACCCACCACGTGCCGTTCCATACCGCCGGGCACCAGCCGCGGCCGCGCACGTTCACGCAGTCCTCGAAACTGCAGGACGTTCTCTACGAGATTCGTGGTCCGGTGCACGAGCATGCGTCGCGGTTGGAGGCTGAGGGGCATCGGATCCTCAAACTCAACATCGGCAACCCCGCGCCGTTCGGGTTCGAGGCGCCCGACGTGATCATGCGCGACATCATCCAGGCGCTGCCGTATGCGCAGGGGTACTCCGATTCCAAGGGCATCCTGCCCGCGCGGCGCGCGGTGTTCACCCGTTACGAGTTGGTCGAGGGTTTCCCGCGTTTCGACGTCGACGACGTGTTCCTGGGCAACGGGGTCTCCGAGCTGATCACGATGACGTTGCAGGCGTTGTTGGACAACGGGGATCAGGTCCTGATCCCGGCACCGGACTATCCTTTGTGGACCGCGTCGACCTCGCTGGCCGGCGGCACCCCGGTGCACTACATGTGCGACGAAACCCAAGGCTGGCAACCCGATATCGCCGACCTGGAATCCAAGATCACCGAACGCACCAAAGCCCTGGTGGTCATCAACCCCAACAACCCCACCGGCGCGGTCTACAGCCGCGAGGTGCTGACCCAGATGGCCGAGCTGGCGCGCAAACACCAACTGCTGCTGCTGGCCGACGAGATCTACGACAAGATCCTCTACGACGATGCCGAGCACATCACGATGGCCTCCGTCGCCCCTGATGTACTGACCCTGACCTTCAACGGGCTGTCCAAGGCCTACCGGGTCGCGGGCTACCGCGCGGGCTGGCTGGTCATCACAGGGCCCAAAGAACATGCCGCCAGCTTCATCGAAGGCATCGGCCTGCTGGCCAACATGCGGCTGTGTCCCAACGTGCCTGCCCAGCACGCCATCCAGGTCGCCTTGGGCGGCTACCAGAGCATCGAGGATCTGGTGCTGCCCGGCGGGCGACTGCTCGAACAACGCGACGTGGCGTGGGAGAAGCTCAACGAGATCCCCGGGGTGTCCTGCGTCAAACCCCAAGGCGCGCTGTACGCCTTCCCGCGCCTGGACCCCGAAGTCTATGACGTCGTCGACGACGAACAGCTGGTCTTGGACCTGCTGCTGCAGGAGAAGATCCTGGTCACTCAGGGCACCGGATTCAATTGGCCCACACCAGATCACCTGCGCATCGTCACCCTGCCGTGGTCCCGCGACCTCGCCGCGGCCATCGAGCGCCTCGGCAACTTCCTCACCAGCTACCGGCCGTAA
- a CDS encoding alpha/beta hydrolase family protein, translating to MRPVEILLCVLNASGLGALLVPPRGRIGQLRNLALLAPLAAVAQVTLEGYRWQMVPAYVLAAVIALWRIAGGNRRRCVRVVAIGVGVVVFAVSLTVPVAVPVFRFPAPEGPYAIGTVTYHWRDDDRREIFDADPGARRELMAQVWYPAEAGADAPSAPYVPDAAAFAPAAGRLLGVPGFIFDHFDVVPTHATQMPPVAADHTRYPVLVFASGLNAFRQSNMFQIEQLVSRGFVVVGLDQPYTSVVTTFPDGRAIEGWSKDRLVDVIQQSITPSTPAPSLGDVALPDGLFPYLATDIGFALDQLAALNTSDPQGLLTGRLDLDRAGAFGVSLGAITVAQACHTDPRLKACLMMDAAMPADVVREGLSQPSMWLTRDADSILLERSRSGGWPDHEIHETLTTQRATFDKSAPGHGYFVEIPGMFHMNYTDAPAWTPLAQAMAFSGPIGGRRGHEVLAAYSAAFYERFLAGRPSALLDGPPPWDEVRIDRR from the coding sequence GTGAGGCCCGTGGAGATCCTGCTGTGTGTGCTGAACGCGAGCGGCCTGGGCGCGCTGCTGGTGCCGCCGCGCGGCCGCATCGGCCAGCTTCGCAACCTCGCCCTGCTGGCGCCGTTGGCGGCGGTCGCTCAGGTGACCCTGGAGGGGTACCGCTGGCAGATGGTCCCGGCCTACGTGCTGGCCGCGGTGATCGCGCTGTGGCGCATCGCCGGCGGCAACCGCCGGCGATGCGTGCGGGTGGTCGCGATCGGCGTCGGCGTCGTCGTGTTCGCGGTCTCGCTGACAGTCCCGGTGGCCGTACCGGTGTTCCGGTTTCCCGCGCCCGAGGGGCCCTACGCGATCGGTACGGTGACCTACCACTGGCGTGACGACGACCGCCGCGAGATATTCGACGCCGATCCCGGCGCGCGACGCGAACTCATGGCGCAGGTCTGGTATCCGGCCGAGGCCGGCGCGGACGCCCCGAGCGCACCGTATGTGCCCGATGCTGCGGCGTTTGCGCCTGCCGCGGGCCGGCTCCTCGGAGTGCCGGGGTTCATCTTCGATCACTTCGACGTCGTGCCGACCCACGCCACCCAAATGCCGCCGGTGGCAGCGGATCACACCCGCTATCCGGTGTTGGTGTTCGCCTCCGGGCTCAACGCGTTTCGTCAGTCGAACATGTTCCAGATCGAGCAGTTGGTGTCGCGCGGATTTGTGGTGGTGGGGCTCGACCAGCCCTATACCTCGGTGGTCACCACGTTCCCGGACGGGCGCGCGATCGAGGGATGGAGTAAAGACCGGTTGGTCGACGTCATTCAGCAGAGCATCACACCGTCCACGCCGGCACCGTCGCTTGGCGATGTGGCGCTGCCCGACGGACTGTTTCCGTACCTGGCAACCGATATCGGGTTCGCGCTGGATCAGCTTGCCGCGCTGAATACGTCGGATCCGCAAGGGCTGCTGACCGGCAGGCTGGATCTGGACCGGGCCGGAGCGTTCGGTGTCTCGCTGGGAGCCATCACCGTCGCACAGGCATGTCACACCGATCCGCGCCTGAAAGCGTGCCTGATGATGGATGCCGCGATGCCTGCAGATGTGGTGCGCGAAGGCCTTTCACAGCCGAGCATGTGGTTGACCCGGGACGCCGATTCCATCTTGTTGGAACGAAGCCGCAGCGGCGGCTGGCCGGACCATGAAATCCACGAGACCCTCACCACCCAACGAGCGACGTTCGACAAGAGCGCACCGGGACACGGTTACTTCGTCGAGATTCCCGGAATGTTTCACATGAACTACACCGACGCCCCGGCCTGGACGCCGTTGGCACAGGCGATGGCGTTCTCCGGTCCGATCGGCGGCCGACGTGGCCACGAGGTCCTCGCGGCGTACTCGGCGGCGTTTTACGAGCGGTTCCTTGCCGGCAGGCCGTCGGCTCTTCTCGACGGCCCGCCACCATGGGACGAGGTGCGCATCGACCGGCGTTGA
- a CDS encoding YibE/F family protein has product MAHSHGHSHSLSGPAPLGPLAAKVVVGMLFVIGIAVLAGTVWLWPSQQKADIPLPFQNATGGAVTTEAGHVVSSSLAACGSPSAGRVLTAPPAPARGDGGTCVQGLIAIDSGPNAGANTLLEFSGGPGQPNLAVGDQVRISRQIDDAGTTTYSFYDYDRTWPLIALAAVFAIVVVAVARWRGLRALIGIVVAFLVLVVFLLPALRDGAAAIPVALVASAVILYAVIYLAHGVSLRTSAALLGTLTSLLLATVLSWAAIELAHLTGLSEDQNNTVAAYLGEVSITSLLLAGFIIGSLGVLNDVTVTQASTVFELAELEGSSRRTVFVGAMRVGRDHIASTVYTLVLAYAGSALPLLLLFSVANRSLGDVLTSESVAIEIARSAVGGIALALSVPLTTAIAAVLATPRVASVPPAAPEDMPRSRI; this is encoded by the coding sequence GTGGCGCACTCGCACGGACACTCACACTCCCTGAGCGGCCCGGCGCCGCTGGGCCCGCTGGCCGCGAAGGTCGTCGTCGGAATGCTGTTCGTGATCGGCATCGCGGTACTGGCCGGCACGGTGTGGCTGTGGCCAAGCCAGCAGAAGGCCGACATCCCGTTGCCGTTTCAGAACGCGACCGGCGGCGCGGTCACCACCGAAGCCGGGCACGTGGTGTCCAGCAGCCTGGCCGCCTGCGGCAGCCCGTCGGCCGGACGCGTCCTGACCGCCCCTCCGGCGCCCGCCCGCGGCGACGGCGGCACCTGCGTGCAGGGGCTCATCGCAATCGACTCCGGACCCAACGCCGGCGCCAACACGCTGCTGGAGTTCAGCGGCGGGCCGGGACAGCCCAACCTCGCCGTCGGTGACCAGGTCCGCATCAGCCGGCAGATCGACGACGCCGGCACCACCACCTACTCGTTCTACGACTATGACCGGACGTGGCCGCTGATCGCGCTCGCCGCGGTGTTCGCCATCGTGGTCGTGGCCGTGGCCCGGTGGCGCGGGTTGCGCGCGCTGATCGGAATCGTCGTCGCGTTCCTGGTGCTCGTGGTCTTCCTGTTGCCCGCCCTGCGCGACGGCGCCGCGGCGATCCCGGTCGCGCTGGTGGCCTCGGCGGTGATCCTGTACGCGGTGATCTATTTGGCGCACGGGGTGAGCCTGCGCACCAGCGCCGCCCTGCTCGGAACGCTGACCTCGCTGCTGCTGGCAACGGTATTGTCCTGGGCCGCTATCGAACTAGCGCACCTCACCGGCCTTTCCGAGGACCAGAACAACACGGTGGCCGCCTATCTCGGGGAGGTGTCGATCACCAGTCTGCTGCTGGCCGGGTTCATCATCGGCTCGCTCGGCGTACTCAACGACGTCACCGTCACCCAGGCGTCGACGGTGTTCGAGTTGGCCGAGTTGGAAGGGAGTTCGCGCCGCACCGTCTTCGTCGGGGCGATGCGGGTGGGCCGCGACCACATCGCCAGCACCGTCTACACGCTGGTGCTGGCGTACGCGGGCAGTGCGCTGCCGCTGCTGTTGTTGTTCAGCGTCGCCAACCGGTCCCTCGGTGACGTGCTGACGAGCGAGAGCGTGGCCATCGAGATCGCCCGTTCGGCGGTGGGCGGTATCGCGCTCGCGCTGTCGGTGCCGTTGACGACGGCCATCGCGGCGGTGCTCGCCACCCCGCGTGTCGCTAGCGTTCCTCCAGCAGCCCCAGAAGATATGCCCCGTAGCCGGATTTGA
- the rfbA gene encoding glucose-1-phosphate thymidylyltransferase RfbA, with the protein MRGIVLAGGSGTRLYPITMGVSKQLVPVYDKPMIYYPLSTLMMAGIRDIQIITTPDDAPAFHRLLGDGSHFGINITYAVQKQPDGLAQAFIIGAEHIGTGPVALVLGDNIFYGPELGTGLRRFQNISGGAIFAYRVSNPSAYGVVEFSADGVALSLEEKPATPKSHYAVPGLYFYDNDVIEIARSLKPSARGEYEITEINQTYLNQNRLKVEVLPRGTAWLDTGTFDSLLDACDYVRTIERRQGLKISVPEEVAWRVGFIDDEQLAERGYALLKSGYGAYLLGLLEER; encoded by the coding sequence ATGCGCGGCATCGTTCTCGCCGGCGGGTCGGGCACCCGCCTGTACCCGATCACGATGGGTGTCAGCAAACAGCTGGTACCCGTCTACGACAAGCCGATGATCTACTACCCGCTGTCCACGCTGATGATGGCCGGTATTCGCGACATCCAGATCATCACCACCCCGGACGACGCGCCGGCATTTCACCGGTTGCTCGGCGACGGTTCGCATTTCGGCATCAACATCACCTATGCGGTGCAAAAGCAGCCCGACGGCCTGGCCCAGGCGTTCATCATCGGCGCAGAGCACATCGGAACCGGGCCGGTGGCATTGGTGTTGGGCGACAACATCTTCTACGGACCCGAATTGGGAACCGGGTTGCGGAGGTTCCAAAACATCAGCGGTGGTGCGATTTTCGCGTACCGGGTGTCCAACCCGTCCGCATACGGTGTGGTCGAGTTCAGCGCGGACGGCGTCGCGCTGTCGCTGGAGGAGAAACCTGCCACGCCGAAGTCGCACTACGCGGTGCCCGGACTGTACTTCTACGACAACGACGTCATCGAGATCGCCCGATCGCTGAAGCCCTCTGCCCGAGGCGAATACGAGATCACCGAGATCAACCAGACCTACCTCAACCAGAACCGGTTGAAGGTCGAGGTGTTGCCCCGTGGGACGGCGTGGCTGGACACCGGAACGTTCGACTCGCTGTTGGATGCCTGCGACTACGTGCGCACCATCGAACGGCGGCAGGGCCTGAAGATCAGCGTGCCCGAGGAAGTGGCGTGGCGGGTCGGCTTCATCGACGACGAGCAGTTGGCCGAGCGGGGATACGCCCTGCTCAAATCCGGCTACGGGGCATATCTTCTGGGGCTGCTGGAGGAACGCTAG
- a CDS encoding nuclear transport factor 2 family protein, whose amino-acid sequence MSTSEIATVLAWYDALNERDLDTLASLSSDDIDIGDADGAAQGHAALREWAQRAGVKVETGRMYVHDGVVVAEELAADPGTVASAAAFRVVRDRVTSVFHHGDLASALAATELTEKDLES is encoded by the coding sequence ATGAGCACTTCCGAAATCGCCACCGTCCTCGCGTGGTATGACGCGCTCAACGAGCGCGACCTCGACACCCTGGCGTCGCTGTCCAGCGACGACATCGACATCGGTGACGCCGACGGGGCCGCCCAGGGCCACGCGGCGCTGCGGGAGTGGGCGCAGCGCGCCGGCGTGAAGGTCGAGACCGGTCGGATGTATGTGCACGACGGCGTCGTCGTTGCCGAGGAGTTGGCCGCCGATCCCGGCACGGTGGCATCGGCCGCGGCTTTCCGCGTTGTGCGTGACCGCGTCACGTCGGTGTTTCACCACGGCGACCTCGCGTCGGCGCTGGCCGCCACCGAGCTGACCGAAAAGGACCTCGAGAGCTGA
- a CDS encoding maleylpyruvate isomerase family mycothiol-dependent enzyme, with amino-acid sequence MDFRAALLDQTRAFGELIRSADPSTPVPTCPDWTLKQLFRHVGRGSRWAAQIIAERRTQPVDPREVRDGKPPDDPDAAFEWLNAGARSVIAAVDRVGSERVWTATGPRPAGWWIRRLLHEVAVHRADAAVALGADYNLAADLAADGISEWIELMTVNATQHSAPVDRGRTLHLHATDDGLGPAGEWTVVNAEDGVTWTHDHGKGDVALRGPAKDLLLALARRRSVADAGIEVFGDEAVWADWLQRTPF; translated from the coding sequence GTGGATTTCCGAGCAGCGCTGCTCGACCAGACCCGGGCCTTCGGGGAACTGATCCGCAGTGCAGACCCGTCAACGCCGGTTCCGACCTGTCCGGACTGGACCCTAAAGCAGCTGTTCCGTCATGTGGGGCGTGGAAGCCGGTGGGCCGCACAGATCATTGCCGAGCGCAGGACACAGCCTGTTGATCCGCGCGAGGTGCGCGACGGCAAGCCACCTGATGATCCCGACGCCGCGTTCGAGTGGTTGAACGCCGGTGCTCGTTCCGTCATCGCCGCCGTCGACCGGGTCGGCTCCGAACGGGTGTGGACGGCCACGGGGCCGCGCCCGGCAGGGTGGTGGATCCGCAGGCTGTTACACGAAGTGGCCGTGCACCGTGCCGATGCCGCGGTGGCGCTCGGCGCCGACTACAATCTTGCGGCTGATTTGGCCGCCGACGGCATCAGCGAGTGGATCGAGTTGATGACCGTCAACGCCACGCAGCACTCAGCACCCGTAGACCGCGGCCGCACCCTGCACCTGCACGCCACCGACGACGGCCTCGGGCCCGCCGGCGAGTGGACCGTCGTCAACGCCGAGGACGGCGTGACCTGGACGCACGACCACGGCAAGGGCGACGTCGCGCTGCGGGGTCCGGCCAAGGACCTGCTGCTGGCACTCGCACGTCGGCGCAGCGTCGCTGACGCAGGCATCGAGGTGTTCGGCGATGAAGCGGTGTGGGCGGACTGGCTGCAGCGCACGCCGTTCTAG
- a CDS encoding cytochrome P450, producing the protein MHGVVRMFSRLAARRGDPQGRLIADPTVRTDPVSFIEEVRARGPIVRGRAAYLTVDHKIVNDVLRSDDFQVFAMGSTLPKPLKWLADHTKTDLLHPLEPPSMLSVEPPDHTRYRKLVSSVFTTRAVAALRDRVQESADVMLDEIAGAAGAVDIVERYCGQLPVSIIGDILGVPDEARPHILEFGELGAPSLDIGVPWQLYRQVNRGIEGFNDWLVDHLAELRRNPGDDLMSQIIQASDDGAQLNQKELLATAGLVLAAGFETTVNLLGNGIRMLLDAPQQLETLAARPELWPNAVEEILRLDSPVQLSARMVRRDTDIAGTRVRRGEVVILYLAGANRDPDVFEDPHRFDIERENAGKHLSFSGGRHYCLGAALARAEGEVGLRTFFERFPDARLAGDGSRRETRVLRGWSSLPVTLGKARTPIGSSI; encoded by the coding sequence ATGCACGGGGTGGTGCGGATGTTCTCCCGGCTGGCCGCCCGTCGCGGTGACCCGCAGGGCAGGCTGATCGCCGATCCCACGGTGCGCACCGATCCCGTCTCGTTCATCGAGGAAGTGCGTGCGCGCGGTCCGATCGTGCGCGGTCGGGCCGCCTACCTGACCGTCGACCACAAGATCGTCAACGATGTGCTGCGGTCCGACGACTTCCAGGTCTTCGCGATGGGGTCGACCCTGCCCAAGCCCCTGAAATGGCTGGCCGACCACACCAAGACCGACCTGCTGCATCCGCTGGAACCGCCCTCGATGCTGTCGGTCGAACCGCCGGATCACACCCGCTACCGCAAGCTGGTGTCATCGGTGTTCACCACCAGAGCCGTTGCGGCGCTGAGGGATCGGGTGCAGGAGTCGGCTGATGTCATGCTCGACGAGATCGCCGGGGCCGCCGGCGCCGTCGATATCGTCGAGCGCTACTGCGGGCAGCTGCCGGTCAGCATCATCGGCGACATTCTCGGAGTGCCCGACGAGGCGCGCCCGCACATTCTGGAGTTCGGTGAACTCGGCGCCCCCAGCCTGGACATCGGGGTGCCGTGGCAGCTGTACCGCCAGGTCAACCGCGGCATCGAGGGGTTCAACGACTGGCTTGTCGACCACCTGGCCGAGCTGCGGCGCAACCCGGGCGATGATCTGATGAGCCAGATCATCCAGGCCAGCGACGACGGCGCCCAGCTCAACCAGAAGGAGTTGCTCGCCACCGCGGGTCTGGTGCTTGCCGCGGGCTTCGAGACGACAGTCAACCTGCTGGGCAACGGAATTCGCATGCTGCTGGACGCTCCCCAGCAGCTGGAGACCTTGGCAGCCAGACCCGAACTGTGGCCCAACGCTGTCGAGGAGATCCTTCGACTCGACTCGCCTGTGCAGCTCAGCGCGCGAATGGTGCGCAGGGACACCGACATTGCCGGCACCAGGGTGCGGCGCGGCGAAGTCGTCATCCTCTATCTCGCCGGCGCCAACCGCGACCCCGACGTCTTCGAGGACCCGCACCGCTTCGATATCGAACGGGAGAACGCGGGCAAGCACCTGTCGTTCTCCGGCGGCAGGCACTACTGCCTTGGCGCCGCGCTGGCGCGGGCCGAGGGCGAGGTCGGGCTGCGCACGTTCTTCGAACGCTTCCCGGATGCCCGGCTGGCGGGCGACGGCAGCCGCCGCGAGACCCGGGTGCTGCGCGGGTGGTCGTCGCTGCCGGTCACGCTCGGCAAGGCGCGCACCCCGATCGGTTCGTCGATCTAG
- a CDS encoding DUF7159 family protein, whose amino-acid sequence MDIVLGVSMTPTTVRMVLVEGEKADGVTVDHDVFEVQGEPGSATSSAASQVIDAVLGTKESAETGGHQLKSIGVTWSDHTEAAALREALAARGIDDVMLVADGHAAAALAQAVGRAVGYDTTALLFIDRDTATLSVVETDDGSVVKVLSRTLHSDDAMAVLTEMAAAVDAQESPPQAMFVVGSGVDIASVKNHLEHLVSLPVSAPDEPDLALARGAALAAANAPAFEASTVGLAYSQDPDGPTAGSAYAAFAGAATQMAMVDGAEPLVDDGEPQTDLQPVGGERKPFLLVGSALTSIFVVGVVALVISLAVSIRPTADQRPSPGQSAIVPSTVAPAPPPVQQEAKPAEAPPPPPPAETIKAPIPVVQEAPQAPPRTVYVEAPAAPAPAPPPAAPPPPPPAAPAPAPVPVAPAPIPAPVYIPPPVYSPPPMWYPRPQNPWNPPWRPPRPTYDPPTSTWDPPWEEPEAPRSPRWLPSQGGPGSGNSSGSRGSGDYGSGSRGPGGSHGPSGRGGSGGSGHNCFLIFCS is encoded by the coding sequence GTGGACATCGTGTTGGGTGTGTCGATGACACCTACGACGGTCCGCATGGTGCTGGTCGAAGGCGAGAAGGCCGACGGGGTCACCGTCGATCACGACGTCTTCGAGGTCCAGGGCGAACCCGGATCAGCAACCTCAAGCGCAGCCAGCCAGGTGATCGACGCTGTGCTGGGCACCAAGGAGAGCGCCGAAACCGGCGGGCACCAACTCAAGTCCATCGGGGTCACCTGGAGCGACCACACCGAGGCCGCGGCGCTGCGGGAAGCGCTGGCCGCCCGCGGCATCGACGACGTCATGCTGGTCGCCGACGGCCACGCCGCGGCGGCGCTGGCCCAGGCGGTGGGCCGCGCGGTGGGATACGACACCACCGCGCTGTTGTTCATCGACCGCGACACCGCAACTCTGTCGGTCGTTGAGACCGACGACGGATCGGTCGTCAAGGTGCTCAGCCGCACCCTGCACAGCGACGACGCGATGGCGGTGCTGACCGAGATGGCCGCCGCCGTCGACGCGCAGGAGTCGCCGCCGCAGGCGATGTTCGTGGTCGGCTCCGGCGTCGACATTGCCTCGGTGAAGAACCACCTCGAACACCTCGTCAGCCTGCCCGTCAGCGCCCCGGACGAACCCGACCTCGCGCTGGCCCGCGGCGCCGCACTGGCCGCCGCCAACGCCCCCGCGTTCGAAGCGTCCACCGTCGGGCTGGCCTACTCTCAGGACCCCGACGGCCCCACGGCCGGCAGCGCATACGCCGCGTTCGCCGGCGCCGCCACGCAGATGGCCATGGTCGACGGCGCCGAACCGCTCGTCGACGATGGCGAGCCGCAGACCGACCTTCAGCCGGTCGGCGGCGAACGCAAGCCGTTTCTGCTCGTCGGCAGCGCGCTGACATCGATCTTCGTCGTCGGCGTCGTGGCCTTGGTCATCTCGCTGGCCGTCAGCATCCGCCCGACCGCCGACCAGCGCCCCAGCCCGGGGCAGAGCGCGATCGTCCCGAGCACCGTGGCCCCCGCACCGCCACCCGTGCAGCAGGAAGCCAAGCCGGCCGAGGCACCACCGCCACCGCCGCCGGCCGAGACGATCAAGGCCCCGATCCCCGTCGTGCAGGAAGCTCCCCAGGCCCCACCGCGAACGGTGTACGTCGAGGCGCCCGCGGCCCCCGCCCCTGCGCCTCCGCCGGCAGCACCACCGCCACCGCCACCCGCGGCGCCTGCGCCCGCGCCCGTCCCTGTGGCGCCCGCGCCGATCCCGGCACCGGTGTACATCCCTCCGCCCGTGTACAGCCCACCGCCGATGTGGTACCCGCGGCCGCAGAATCCGTGGAATCCGCCATGGCGCCCGCCGCGGCCGACCTATGACCCCCCGACGTCCACCTGGGACCCGCCGTGGGAGGAACCTGAGGCGCCGCGAAGCCCGCGGTGGCTGCCGTCGCAGGGCGGCCCCGGCTCGGGGAATTCGTCGGGATCCCGCGGTTCGGGTGACTACGGGTCCGGATCGCGCGGTCCGGGCGGTTCCCACGGGCCGTCCGGGCGCGGCGGTTCGGGCGGTTCGGGCCACAACTGCTTCCTGATATTCTGCAGCTAG
- the dcd gene encoding dCTP deaminase — protein MLLSDRDIRAEIAAERLGLDPFDDSLIQPSSIDVRLDNLFRVFNNTRYTHIDPSIQQDELTTLVQADPGEPFVLHPGEFVLGSTLERCSLPDDLAGRLEGKSSLGRLGLLTHSTAGFIDPGFAGHITLELSNVANLPITLWPGMKIGQLCLLRLTSPAEHPYGSAKVGSKYQGQRGPTPSRSYQNFLKST, from the coding sequence GTGCTGCTCTCCGACCGCGACATCCGCGCCGAAATCGCCGCCGAGCGGCTGGGCCTCGACCCGTTCGACGACAGCCTGATCCAGCCGTCGAGCATCGACGTTCGCCTGGACAACCTGTTCCGGGTGTTCAACAACACCCGCTACACCCACATCGATCCGTCCATCCAGCAAGACGAGCTCACCACCCTGGTGCAGGCCGATCCCGGCGAGCCGTTCGTGCTGCATCCCGGCGAGTTCGTGCTCGGGTCGACGCTGGAGCGGTGCAGCCTGCCCGACGACCTCGCCGGCCGCCTCGAAGGCAAGTCCTCGCTGGGCCGTCTCGGTCTGCTGACCCACTCCACCGCGGGCTTCATCGACCCCGGCTTCGCCGGGCACATCACCCTGGAACTGTCCAACGTCGCCAACCTGCCCATCACGTTGTGGCCGGGCATGAAGATCGGGCAGCTCTGTCTGCTGCGGCTGACCAGCCCCGCCGAGCACCCTTACGGCAGCGCCAAAGTCGGCTCGAAGTATCAGGGCCAGCGCGGGCCGACGCCGTCGCGCTCGTATCAGAACTTCCTCAAGTCGACGTGA
- a CDS encoding ABC transporter substrate-binding protein: MPTRRSFLGLLGGGALAGPALVTVFGTGENVAAASPAVAGTVRTAFNWVPEVGWAPWYLADANGLFTTQGVTAPFVYSGPNDRPVDQVVRAGEADVGVAADELQLIQANRQGADFVILGAMYQRSPNGFLWLAQTPIAAPRDLVGKRIGLNSGDRARVNAVFRINGLPADYQAVPMGLDPQPLVDGAADVMTCYVTNQPIRLQLQGIAVRSVPYSDFGLKSYGGVLFASRRYVETNRDLLTHYFAGLLGGVDANVADPNAVLPMLKAIDPNVDLAYSEAGNRAYNALLDSDYTKTHGRLMIDPAFVEGQVYPSYIAAGETNLPPVSQLLDPTVMADAHTLL; the protein is encoded by the coding sequence ATGCCAACCCGCCGATCGTTTCTTGGACTCCTCGGGGGCGGTGCGCTCGCCGGTCCCGCGCTGGTGACAGTGTTTGGTACCGGCGAAAACGTCGCCGCCGCGTCACCTGCGGTGGCCGGGACAGTGCGCACGGCGTTCAACTGGGTGCCGGAGGTCGGGTGGGCGCCCTGGTACCTCGCCGATGCGAACGGTCTCTTCACAACCCAGGGCGTCACCGCGCCGTTCGTGTACAGCGGCCCGAATGACCGGCCCGTGGACCAGGTCGTCAGGGCCGGCGAAGCCGACGTCGGGGTGGCCGCCGACGAGTTGCAGCTCATTCAGGCCAATCGGCAGGGCGCCGACTTCGTCATCCTCGGAGCGATGTACCAGCGTTCGCCGAACGGCTTCCTATGGCTCGCCCAGACGCCGATCGCGGCGCCCCGCGATCTCGTGGGAAAGCGGATCGGACTGAACAGCGGGGACCGTGCCCGTGTCAACGCGGTGTTCCGGATCAACGGCTTGCCGGCCGACTACCAGGCCGTCCCGATGGGCCTCGACCCGCAGCCGCTCGTTGACGGTGCCGCCGACGTGATGACGTGCTACGTGACCAACCAACCGATTCGGCTGCAGTTGCAGGGCATCGCGGTGAGGTCTGTCCCGTACTCCGACTTCGGGCTGAAGTCCTACGGCGGCGTGCTGTTCGCGTCGAGGCGGTATGTCGAGACCAATCGCGACCTGCTCACGCACTACTTCGCCGGGCTGCTCGGTGGCGTCGATGCCAACGTCGCCGATCCCAATGCGGTACTTCCCATGCTCAAGGCCATAGATCCCAATGTCGACCTCGCCTACAGCGAGGCCGGCAATCGCGCGTACAACGCCTTGCTCGACTCTGACTACACGAAGACCCACGGGCGCCTGATGATCGACCCGGCGTTCGTGGAGGGGCAGGTGTACCCGAGTTATATCGCGGCGGGCGAGACGAACCTGCCGCCCGTCTCCCAACTGCTCGACCCGACGGTGATGGCCGACGCCCACACACTGCTGTAG